TTGACCTAAAACCTCCTTTGCAAACCAAAATCCATTTGCAACAACCGAAAACACCGACAAAACCTCCTTTGCAAACGAAAAAGAGCTTGCAAAAACCGCCCCATCCTACAAACTTCTTCCTAAATCAATCCAAGTTCAATTTTCACCTTCAAAATACGTAATACTGCGGCATCGATAACTTCTTCAGGGATGCGTCCATCTTCAACTGCTGCGATAACGGCAGGAATTTGAACCAAGAAGTCAGAGCTAATTAAAACGTCATTTCCTGCTAACACTGCTAATACAGCGGCCTCTTCAGGCGTGGCAAAGGCCTGAAGACCGTCCATAATTAAATCGTCAGTCATAATTATTCCTTCAAATCCCATGTCATCACGAAGGATGGCAATGACTTTGGGAGACAATGTTGCAGGCCAGTCAGGGTCAATCGCTGTCATCACGTTATGGGCAACGAGAATAGCTTTGCTACCGTTATCTATCCCTGTTTGGAAAGGGATGAGGTCTCGTTCTTTTAATGTCTCCAGCGAGCGGCCATCGTAGGCGACGCCTGTATGAGTATCAACATTACTGCCATAACCTGGGAAATGTTTCAAGACTGTTCCAACCTTGTCATGGGTATAGGATGAAACAAAAAGTTCAGTGAACTTCGTAACGTCTGCTAACTCAGTTGAGAAGGCCCTATGGTACATAAAATCATCAGAGCTATTCGGCATATCCACGACGGGTGCCAAATTCAAATTGAATCCCAAGCTTTTTAGTAACATAGCTTGTTCATGGGCGAGGTCTTCGACACTGGACCAATTGCCTTCTTCAAAGGCTTGTCTTGGTGTTAGGAATGGCGTTTTTCTATACTGAGGAAACGAACTGATTCGAACCACATCGCCGCCTTCTTCGTCGACAGCCATAAACAAATCAATCGGCATGTCTGCTTGGATGGCATTAATTTCACTTTGAACAATCTGAGGATCTTTTTCGCTGAAATCTTTTGCAAACCAGATGTAACCACCTAAATCATAATGAATGGCATAAGCAAGAGAATCTTCATCAGGATATCGTGCGAGAAACATTTGACCCACTTTTTCGTCAAGTGTCATTGTTTCCAACCGTTCATTTTCACGACTTGCAGCAGTATCTTCTACCGTACTTTCTTCAATCAACTGAGAGGATTTCTCAGATTCAATCACCGATGACTCTGA
This genomic interval from Jeotgalibaca arthritidis contains the following:
- a CDS encoding glycoside hydrolase family 3 protein; this encodes MYKQKNILLYFLYTVVLFLLVSCGEQTVGDQSVVESESSVIESEKSSQLIEESTVEDTAASRENERLETMTLDEKVGQMFLARYPDEDSLAYAIHYDLGGYIWFAKDFSEKDPQIVQSEINAIQADMPIDLFMAVDEEGGDVVRISSFPQYRKTPFLTPRQAFEEGNWSSVEDLAHEQAMLLKSLGFNLNLAPVVDMPNSSDDFMYHRAFSTELADVTKFTELFVSSYTHDKVGTVLKHFPGYGSNVDTHTGVAYDGRSLETLKERDLIPFQTGIDNGSKAILVAHNVMTAIDPDWPATLSPKVIAILRDDMGFEGIIMTDDLIMDGLQAFATPEEAAVLAVLAGNDVLISSDFLVQIPAVIAAVEDGRIPEEVIDAAVLRILKVKIELGLI